The following proteins come from a genomic window of Hoplias malabaricus isolate fHopMal1 chromosome 15, fHopMal1.hap1, whole genome shotgun sequence:
- the gpr34l gene encoding G protein-coupled receptor 34 like, whose translation MSPTGQNSSSLNDSTCEIQDNLPALFLPISYSIICTLGLVSNTISMLVFFRRHADTSMGVYMRNLILADWLLVLCLPLRIYYHNSEGPTLVCKMAGVFFYINMYASIAFLSLISLDRYLKIIKPVWVFRVQKVGWSRVTSYILWITLLFGNCLFFVGRKQDSPCDKICFHFHEKGPLAGGINIGVVGLFGILILVFIIFYVKIALKIRTMEMGNGDPKANSQKQQLILKTYLVPGIFTLCFLPYHLVRVPYVLAQMNVIQEMESKQMLHSWNEITLLLSTLNSCLDPIIYYFLSSTYRKTILCAIKGQFKSVYDLNRRRISINRSVTEI comes from the coding sequence ATGTCCCCAACCGGACAAAACTCAAGCTCCCTGAACGACAGCACTTGTGAGATTCAGGACAATCTTCCAGCGCTCTTCCTGCCCATCAGTTACTCCATCATCTGCACTCTGGGACTGGTCAGTAACACCATCAGCATGTTGGTCTTCTTCCGGCGGCACGCCGACACTTCCATGGGCGTGTACATGCGGAACCTGATCCTGGCCGACTGGCTCCTGGTCCTGTGCCTTCCGCTGCGGATCTACTACCATAACAGTGAGGGTCCCACCCTGGTGTGCAAGATGGCGGGCGTCTTCTTCTACATCAACATGTACGCCAGCATCGCCTTCCTGAGCCTGATCAGCCTCGACCGCTACCTGAAGATCATCAAGCCAGTGTGGGTCTTCCGTGTCCAGAAGGTGGGCTGGAGCCGGGTCACCAGCTACATCCTCTGGATCACACTCCTCTTCGGCAATTGCCTTTTCTTCGTGGGTAGAAAGCAAGACAGCCCATGCGACAAGATCTGCTTCCACTTCCATGAAAAGGGCCCACTGGCCGGCGGCATCAACATAGGAGTGGTGGGTCTCTTCGGAATCCTGATCCTGGTCTTCATCATCTTCTACGTGAAGATTGCCCTGAAAATCAGGACTATGGAGATGGGGAACGGTGATCCCAAGGCAAACAGCCAGAAGCAGCAGCTCATCCTGAAGACTTACCTGGTCCCTGGCATCTTCACGCTGTGCTTCCTGCCGTACCATCTGGTGCGGGTGCCCTACGTACTTGCCCAGATGAACGTGATCCAGGAGATGGAGAGCAAGCAGATGCTGCACTCCTGGAACGAGATCACCTTGCTCCTGTCCACTCTCAACAGCTGCCTGGACCCTATTATCTACTATTTCTTGTCCAGCACGTACAGGAAGACTATCTTATGTGCCATCAAGGGCCAGTTTAAAAGCGTGTACGACTTAAACCGGAGACGTATCAGCATCAATCGCTCGGTTACGGAGATCTAG
- the LOC136668086 gene encoding V-set and immunoglobulin domain-containing protein 1-like, translating to MSAVMKSSSTDMLKEPVLSPLRIIQSMERLFGLGRTERPCKRTFTVVLGIVGCTQSIWVTVPQKVVNVTVGQTVNLLCTYTTDNPKMTNLQAQWTLYPKYAENAEAVLFYEGGQQEIGQKFKNRLMVLSSINGTRNASISISNMQTTDSGSYTCEVHNFPDISGRAEASIKVNVFEKPSFPICAVHGDVSTGHLVTLTCHSSTGSPTPQYTWARIDRGLKKSVLGYTNPTTGTLYIRNISQFEFGKYQCNSSNVVGFSVCTVELSSELNDATIAGAVIGALLCVAFIILLVWFLVHKMKKQKYAKVAIPQDAVAVPPQKSEQEMKELEA from the exons ATGAGCGCTGTCATGAAATCATCAAGCACGGACATGCTCAAAGAACCTGTCCTCTCGCCGCTGAGGATCATTCAGAGCATGGAAAGGCTGTTCGGTCTCGGAAGAACAGAGCGTCCGTGCAAACG GACCTTCACTGTGGTGCTCGGCATTGTCG gcTGCACTCAGTCAATCTGGGTAACAGTTCCGCAAAAGGTGGTCAATGTAACCGTTGGTCAAACTGTGAATCTTCTGTGCACTTACACCACCGACAATCCCAAGATGACCAACCTCCAGGCCCAGTGGACGCTCTACCCTAAATATGCAGAGAACGCAGAAGCG GTTCTCTTCTATGAGGGAGGACAGCAGGAGATTGGCCAGAAGTTCAAGAACAGACTCATGGTGCTTTCGTCTATAAACGGGACAAGGAACGCCTCCATCTCCATCAGTAACATGCAGACCACTGACTCTGGATCCTACACGTGTGAGGTCCACAACTTCCCAGACATCTCGGGCAGGGCCGAGGCCAGCATCAAAGTCAATGTTTTTG AGAAACCATCCTTCCCCATCTGTGCCGTTCACGGAGACGTCTCCACTGGTCACTTGGTCACTCTCACCTGCCATTCATCCACAGGCAGCCCCACCCCTCAATACACCTGGGCCAGGATCGATCGGGGCTTGAAAAAGAGTGTGCTGGGTTAtacaa ATCCAACTACTGGCACCTTGTACATCAGAAACATCTCTCAGTTTGAGTTTGGGAAATACCAGTGCAATTCTTCCAATGTGGTGGGGTTCTCCGTCTGCACTGTGGAGCTGAGCTCAG AGCTGAATGATGCTACGATAGCGGGCGCAGTGATCGGGGCGCTGCTCTGTGTAGCCTTCATCATTCTCCTGGTGTGGTTCCTCGTTCATAAGATGAAGAAGCAGAAGTACGCCAAGGTTGCCAT accacaggacgctgttgctGTCCCTCCACAAAAGAGTGAGCAAGAAATGAAGGAGCTTGAGGCTTGA